The following coding sequences are from one Bacteroidales bacterium window:
- a CDS encoding DUF1232 domain-containing protein: protein MKNDNRLARFFTEQGFWKKIKNYSRRAGLQVVHAALLLYYLMQSNSVPIKAKAGIAAALGYFILPFDIIPDFALVAGFTDDLAVLMFALSQVSHYITDEVKQNARARLQQWFPTANQEHLEQIENRLITITE from the coding sequence TTGAAAAACGATAACCGACTTGCCCGTTTCTTTACGGAACAAGGCTTCTGGAAAAAGATCAAAAACTATTCGCGCCGCGCCGGACTGCAGGTGGTGCATGCGGCATTGTTGCTCTACTATCTGATGCAAAGCAACAGTGTTCCCATCAAAGCCAAAGCCGGCATTGCCGCCGCGCTTGGATATTTTATTCTTCCATTTGATATCATCCCCGACTTCGCTTTGGTGGCAGGTTTTACCGATGACCTGGCAGTGCTCATGTTTGCACTCTCGCAGGTGTCGCATTACATCACCGATGAGGTAAAACAAAATGCCCGTGCCCGCCTGCAGCAATGGTTTCCAACTGCAAACCAGGAACATCTCGAGCAGATCGAAAACCGGCTAATCACCATAACGGAATGA
- a CDS encoding vWA domain-containing protein — protein sequence MTTKNTKTYYLLILDRSGSMLNVADLAISSFNEQLQLIKKLDEKYQDQKMLVSLTLFNDEVTLLTDREEPSRVEELSRKTYQPGGMTALHDAIGVSVKKLDKHIHDEVKYGMASAVVVIITDGYENASLAFDGRAICSMIEEYESSGNWSFSYIGSTPEALEIASRMNIHKDRSIKLSDNNFSIAFSLVNDSVENYIMEKSQGYANFKLKNKEH from the coding sequence ATGACGACGAAAAACACAAAAACCTATTACCTGCTTATCCTCGACCGGAGCGGCTCAATGTTAAACGTGGCCGATTTGGCCATCAGCAGTTTTAATGAGCAACTGCAATTGATCAAGAAACTTGACGAAAAGTATCAAGATCAAAAGATGTTGGTTTCTCTCACGCTCTTTAATGATGAAGTTACCCTGCTGACAGATCGTGAAGAGCCTTCCAGAGTTGAAGAGCTGTCCCGAAAAACTTATCAGCCTGGTGGCATGACCGCCTTGCACGATGCGATCGGAGTTTCCGTTAAAAAACTTGACAAGCATATACACGACGAGGTAAAATACGGAATGGCATCGGCAGTGGTTGTTATTATTACAGATGGATACGAAAATGCTTCGCTGGCTTTTGATGGAAGGGCCATTTGCAGCATGATCGAAGAATATGAATCGTCGGGCAACTGGTCGTTCAGCTACATCGGGTCAACCCCTGAAGCGCTCGAAATAGCAAGCAGGATGAATATTCACAAGGACAGGTCAATCAAATTATCCGACAACAACTTTAGCATTGCCTTTTCATTGGTAAATGACAGCGTGGAAAACTACATCATGGAGAAAAGTCAAGGCTATGCCAATTTCAAATTAAAAAATAAAGAACATTAG
- a CDS encoding restriction endonuclease translates to METFRSQSNITNLARPNYVVAPKKPKLEDFGLDHSTYQFVKSFRCKIRNVESKLYSIYVLLIHLLFSTVIFLKLSQPGELHMDSGSIFNNHLILFIVINLAHILPNFFIIIFLDLINLNFSSEFENFFVKIILKQDDIEFYQNNMDFVYRYDDCQKKFEEEVLDFHRKFPRSKEFGDDLTNFTLEWNKHLDRLEMDQLERRRKLEYWRNMDGFKFEVEVADLFRKLGYSAVKTRGSGDGGVDIVLINKKKEKIYVQCKNYSGRLSPSAARDFYGVLIKDNVQSGYLICSGGFSENTKEWVKGLPIRLLDLNHILQLNEKAQKQLA, encoded by the coding sequence ATGGAAACATTTAGATCCCAATCCAACATTACAAATTTAGCTAGGCCGAACTATGTTGTTGCTCCGAAAAAACCTAAACTTGAAGATTTTGGTCTCGATCATAGCACATATCAATTTGTGAAGAGTTTTAGATGTAAAATTCGAAATGTTGAGTCAAAACTCTATTCTATCTATGTGCTTTTAATCCATTTACTTTTTTCAACTGTAATTTTTCTTAAGTTGTCACAGCCCGGCGAACTACACATGGATTCCGGTTCGATTTTCAATAATCATCTAATACTATTTATTGTAATCAATCTTGCGCATATCCTTCCCAATTTCTTTATTATAATCTTTTTAGATTTGATAAATTTAAACTTTTCAAGTGAGTTTGAAAACTTTTTTGTTAAAATTATTTTAAAACAGGACGATATAGAATTTTATCAAAATAACATGGATTTCGTTTACAGATATGATGATTGTCAGAAAAAATTCGAAGAAGAAGTTCTAGATTTTCATCGCAAATTCCCAAGATCAAAAGAGTTTGGTGATGATTTGACAAACTTTACTTTAGAATGGAATAAGCATCTTGACCGATTGGAAATGGATCAGCTTGAGAGAAGGAGGAAATTGGAATATTGGCGAAATATGGATGGTTTCAAGTTTGAGGTTGAGGTAGCAGATTTATTCCGAAAGCTGGGATATTCTGCAGTTAAGACCAGAGGCTCGGGAGATGGTGGTGTGGACATAGTTTTAATCAATAAAAAGAAAGAGAAAATATACGTTCAATGCAAAAATTATTCTGGAAGGTTGTCTCCATCTGCTGCACGAGATTTTTATGGGGTTCTTATAAAGGATAATGTTCAATCTGGCTATTTAATTTGTTCAGGAGGTTTTTCAGAAAATACGAAAGAATGGGTGAAGGGACTTCCAATTAGATTACTTGACCTAAATCATATTTTGCAACTTAATGAAAAAGCGCAAAAGCAATTAGCCTGA
- a CDS encoding biopolymer transporter ExbD, translating into MAIKTRNKRSIEFSMASMSDLVFLLLIFFMLTSTLVAPNAIKLLLPQSNSKTMATQTVTVYINDKAEYFIGENPVALEQLEPLISQALTGQTEASVVLRSDETVAVQHIVNVIDAVNKVNEKYSTRHKVILATRPG; encoded by the coding sequence ATGGCAATAAAAACCCGAAATAAGCGCAGCATCGAGTTCAGCATGGCCTCCATGTCGGATTTGGTATTTCTGCTGTTGATATTTTTTATGCTCACCAGCACGCTGGTGGCGCCCAATGCCATCAAGCTGCTGTTGCCCCAAAGCAATAGCAAAACAATGGCAACGCAAACGGTGACGGTATATATCAATGATAAAGCCGAATATTTTATTGGCGAAAATCCGGTGGCTCTGGAACAGTTGGAGCCTCTGATCAGCCAGGCGCTGACCGGGCAAACCGAGGCTTCAGTAGTGTTGCGTAGCGACGAAACGGTAGCTGTGCAGCATATCGTTAATGTGATTGATGCTGTAAACAAAGTCAACGAAAAATACAGCACCCGTCACAAAGTGATATTGGCCACCCGGCCTGGATAA
- a CDS encoding MotA/TolQ/ExbB proton channel family protein has translation MSLWDLALKGGWIMAVLAAFSVIAIYIFIERFLTINTASREDTNFMNHIRDFIHDGKIEAALAMCRKTANPIARMIEKGLLRIGKPLNDINAAIENVGKLEVSRLEKNISGLATIAGAAPMLGFLGTVIGMIRAFYDMSMAGNNIDITLLSNGIYQAMITTVAGLIVGILAFICYNILVARVEKLVFKLEARATEFMDVLNEPVA, from the coding sequence ATGTCGCTGTGGGATCTGGCGCTCAAAGGCGGCTGGATCATGGCCGTACTGGCAGCGTTCTCCGTCATCGCCATCTACATCTTCATCGAACGGTTTTTGACCATCAACACCGCCTCGCGCGAAGACACCAACTTTATGAACCATATTCGCGACTTTATCCACGATGGCAAGATAGAAGCCGCTCTGGCGATGTGTCGCAAAACAGCCAACCCGATAGCACGGATGATTGAGAAAGGATTGCTGCGTATTGGTAAACCACTCAACGACATCAATGCAGCCATCGAAAATGTGGGCAAGCTTGAGGTGTCGCGGCTCGAAAAAAATATTTCGGGCTTGGCCACAATTGCCGGCGCCGCGCCGATGCTCGGTTTCCTGGGTACCGTTATCGGGATGATTCGTGCTTTTTACGATATGTCGATGGCTGGCAATAATATCGATATCACGTTGCTTTCCAACGGCATCTACCAGGCCATGATCACCACCGTTGCCGGACTTATCGTGGGAATCCTGGCATTTATATGTTATAATATTCTGGTAGCCCGCGTCGAAAAGCTGGTTTTCAAACTCGAAGCCCGTGCCACCGAATTTATGGATGTACTCAACGAGCCGGTGGCTTAG
- a CDS encoding glycosyltransferase: MKQKKQRPLSEESKTRKAANAIDKKAKTIAKKVKGEVDKNVKPEPATDEAAKRSLISEKSKASKTSEQLLPPTSLIDSKPSAAAEEAPQPLSVKDTPPASAPTEKTTPENPVPDRTVSDGAAPRDANEPIHGATIAAPDDSATPVGAAETTPARETHNDNPQLDKDPQDEANPLETLSEEELENTLLTEVAWEVCNQVGGIYTVIQSKVPATKLKWNDNYLLLGPYFLDQAAAIFQPDKSLYDEADPEEEEETTPDPVKEIVKNMNSMGFKVHYGTWLIDGRPRTVLFDPDALLPRVHEYKYLMWEHHGISLPGNDKLIDQVVAFGFQVYEFLRQLAGHEYNNKKVLAHFHEWMSGVPIPELRRNHINVKTVFTTHATMLGRYLAMNDAQFYDHLPFYNWEQEATHLNILPIVNIERAASHGAHIFSTVSDITAYECEYLIGRKPEAVLPNGLNILRFEALHAFQNLHKQYKVKIHEFVMGHFFHNYSFDLDKTLYFFTSGRFEYYNKGFDLTLEALARLNWKMKSQGIDKTVVMFFVTKNPYHSMNSNVLESRARLEEINRNCIDIQEALAEKLFNEMVSRHDLDELPNFNDLVDDYLSLRLRRNIKTWRNKRMPSIVTHNLVDEAKDPIMNFLKMAHLLNYREDRVKVVYHPDFISTANPLFRMEYYQFVRGCHLGIFPSYYEPWGYTPLECAASGVPSISTDLAGFGSYVLNHVSNHDEKGLYILPRKHRSDNDIAEDLANLMLGIVKLERRERIALRNRVEENSALFGWRQLRKYYDDAYARVLSFQD; this comes from the coding sequence ATGAAACAGAAAAAACAAAGACCGCTAAGCGAAGAATCGAAAACCCGTAAAGCTGCTAACGCCATCGATAAGAAAGCCAAAACCATTGCCAAAAAGGTGAAAGGTGAAGTGGACAAGAATGTAAAGCCCGAACCAGCAACTGACGAGGCTGCCAAAAGATCGCTGATATCAGAAAAATCCAAGGCATCAAAAACTTCTGAACAATTGTTGCCGCCAACTTCTTTAATCGATTCTAAGCCCTCGGCAGCAGCAGAGGAGGCGCCGCAGCCATTATCTGTAAAAGATACGCCACCCGCTAGCGCACCAACAGAAAAAACAACTCCTGAAAATCCGGTTCCTGATCGTACAGTGAGCGATGGTGCAGCGCCACGTGACGCTAATGAGCCGATTCACGGGGCTACCATTGCCGCTCCCGACGATTCGGCTACACCGGTGGGCGCTGCCGAAACCACTCCCGCACGCGAAACCCATAATGATAACCCTCAGCTTGATAAAGATCCGCAAGATGAAGCAAATCCCCTGGAGACGCTCTCCGAAGAAGAATTGGAGAATACTTTGCTCACAGAGGTAGCCTGGGAAGTATGCAATCAGGTGGGGGGTATTTATACGGTGATACAATCCAAAGTGCCCGCCACCAAGCTAAAGTGGAATGACAATTACCTGCTGCTGGGACCTTATTTTCTTGATCAGGCTGCTGCTATCTTCCAACCCGACAAATCGCTTTATGACGAGGCCGACCCCGAAGAGGAAGAAGAGACAACTCCCGACCCGGTGAAGGAGATTGTAAAAAACATGAACAGCATGGGTTTTAAAGTGCATTATGGCACCTGGCTCATCGACGGGCGTCCACGCACCGTGCTCTTCGACCCCGACGCGCTGCTACCTCGTGTGCACGAGTACAAATATCTGATGTGGGAACATCATGGCATCTCCCTGCCCGGCAACGACAAACTCATCGACCAGGTGGTAGCTTTTGGATTTCAGGTGTATGAGTTTCTGCGGCAGCTGGCTGGTCACGAATATAACAACAAGAAAGTGCTGGCACATTTCCATGAATGGATGTCTGGCGTACCCATACCCGAGCTGCGCCGCAATCACATCAACGTGAAGACGGTATTTACCACGCACGCCACCATGCTTGGGCGCTATCTGGCCATGAACGATGCGCAGTTTTACGACCATCTGCCTTTTTACAATTGGGAGCAGGAAGCCACCCACCTCAACATCCTGCCCATCGTCAACATCGAGCGGGCGGCCTCGCATGGCGCGCATATCTTTTCGACAGTGAGCGATATCACTGCCTACGAATGTGAATATCTGATTGGCCGCAAACCCGAAGCAGTGCTGCCTAACGGACTAAATATTTTGCGCTTCGAGGCATTGCATGCTTTTCAGAATCTGCACAAGCAATACAAAGTCAAGATTCATGAGTTTGTGATGGGACATTTCTTTCACAACTACTCCTTTGATCTTGATAAAACGCTATATTTTTTCACTTCCGGACGCTTTGAATATTACAACAAAGGCTTTGACCTGACGCTGGAAGCGCTGGCCCGCCTCAACTGGAAGATGAAGTCGCAGGGCATCGACAAAACGGTGGTGATGTTTTTTGTTACTAAAAATCCTTACCACTCTATGAACTCCAACGTGCTGGAGTCGCGTGCAAGGCTGGAAGAGATCAACCGCAACTGTATCGATATTCAGGAAGCGCTGGCCGAAAAGCTCTTCAACGAGATGGTGTCGCGCCACGACCTGGACGAATTGCCAAACTTTAACGATCTGGTGGACGACTACCTGTCGCTGCGGCTGAGACGCAACATCAAAACATGGCGCAACAAACGCATGCCTTCCATCGTGACGCACAATCTTGTGGACGAGGCAAAAGATCCCATCATGAACTTTTTAAAAATGGCGCATCTGCTCAATTACCGCGAAGACCGTGTGAAGGTGGTGTATCATCCCGATTTTATCTCAACGGCCAATCCGCTGTTCCGCATGGAATATTATCAGTTTGTCAGGGGTTGCCATCTGGGTATTTTCCCGAGCTATTACGAACCGTGGGGTTACACACCGCTGGAGTGTGCTGCCAGCGGCGTGCCGAGTATTTCCACCGATCTGGCCGGATTTGGCTCTTATGTACTCAACCATGTGTCCAACCACGACGAGAAAGGTCTCTACATCCTTCCACGCAAACACCGTTCGGACAATGACATTGCCGAGGACCTGGCCAACCTGATGTTGGGTATCGTGAAACTCGAACGCCGCGAACGCATAGCGCTACGCAACCGCGTGGAAGAAAATTCGGCCTTGTTTGGATGGCGCCAACTGCGCAAATATTACGACGATGCCTACGCCCGCGTGCTCTCTTTCCAGGATTAA
- a CDS encoding adenosine kinase, with product MKKILGMGNTLVDIMVRVPDEKLLHEFELEKGGMRLVDAEFMQKLIKACEIYPSEKAPGGSAANTMNGLANLGVATGFIGKVGNDINGNFMEDDMISNNISSMLLRGKAPTGVALALVTPDAERTFAVNLGCAIELAPDDFHSEMFHGYAIFHIEGYLVQNHELLRTAVALAKENGIKVSLDLASFDVVRDNLDFLREILTNYVDIVFANEDEARAFTGKEPADALHALSSLCEVAIVKTGKTGSMAKYEGVVYKINVLPATSIDTTGAGDLYAAGFLYGMVQGLLPDKCGKIGSLLAGKVIEVMGAKLPPASWKQINALVKEIEEN from the coding sequence ATGAAGAAGATATTAGGAATGGGCAACACGCTGGTGGACATTATGGTGCGCGTCCCCGACGAAAAACTGTTACACGAATTTGAACTGGAAAAAGGCGGGATGCGCCTGGTGGATGCCGAATTTATGCAAAAGCTCATCAAGGCGTGCGAGATTTATCCTTCGGAGAAGGCTCCCGGTGGATCAGCCGCCAACACCATGAACGGGCTTGCTAATCTGGGCGTCGCCACAGGTTTCATTGGTAAAGTTGGCAACGATATCAATGGCAATTTTATGGAGGACGACATGATCAGCAACAACATCAGTTCGATGCTGCTGCGTGGCAAAGCGCCCACCGGCGTTGCTCTGGCGCTGGTTACGCCCGATGCTGAGCGTACTTTTGCTGTCAACCTGGGCTGTGCCATCGAGCTGGCTCCCGACGACTTTCACTCCGAGATGTTCCATGGCTATGCCATTTTTCATATCGAAGGTTATTTGGTACAAAATCATGAGCTTCTTCGCACTGCTGTAGCGCTGGCCAAAGAAAATGGCATAAAAGTTTCGCTCGACCTCGCCAGCTTCGATGTGGTGCGCGACAACCTAGACTTCCTGCGCGAAATTCTTACCAACTATGTTGACATTGTTTTTGCCAATGAAGACGAAGCCCGCGCTTTTACGGGCAAAGAACCCGCCGATGCTTTGCACGCTCTGAGCAGCCTGTGTGAAGTGGCAATCGTGAAAACCGGCAAAACCGGCTCGATGGCAAAATATGAGGGTGTTGTATACAAAATTAATGTTCTCCCGGCCACCAGTATCGACACCACCGGAGCAGGTGATTTGTATGCCGCCGGTTTCCTTTACGGGATGGTGCAGGGGCTGTTGCCCGACAAATGCGGAAAAATTGGTTCGTTGCTGGCCGGCAAAGTCATCGAAGTAATGGGCGCCAAGCTGCCACCCGCTTCCTGGAAGCAGATTAACGCACTGGTGAAAGAGATCGAGGAGAATTAA
- a CDS encoding glycine--tRNA ligase, with protein MINNEDLFKKIVAHAREYGFVFQSSEIYDGLSAVYDYGQMGVELKNNIKTYWWKAMVQYHENIVGLDTAIFMHPTTWKASGHLDAFSDPMIDNKDSKKRYRADVLVEDYLVKLEDKIRKEVDKAAKRFGDSFDEQQYLTTNPRVMKYAEQIQEIKHRLYQSMEDNDLVAMRQLIEDLEIACPVSGTRNWTDVRHFNLMFSTQMGSLGDSANTIYLRPETAQGIFVNYLNIQKTGRMKIPFGIAQIGKAFRNEIVARQFIFRMREFEQMEMQFFVRPGTELEWFEYWKNQRMQWHLSLGIPAENYRFYEHEKLAHYANAAFDIEYNFPFGFKELEGIHSRTDFDLGAHQEFSGKKLQYFDPELNESYVPYVVETSIGLDRTFLAVLSYAYREETLEDGSERTVLHIPPVLAPIKAAVFPLVKKEGLPEKAREIFDALKMDYMCQYDEKDAIGRRYRRQDAIGTPYCITVDHQTLEDNTVTIRERDSMKQDRISIDEISGIIAKRIKENK; from the coding sequence ATGATAAATAATGAAGATCTTTTTAAGAAAATAGTAGCCCACGCCCGTGAATACGGGTTTGTGTTTCAGTCGAGTGAGATTTACGATGGGCTGAGCGCTGTGTACGACTATGGTCAGATGGGCGTAGAACTCAAAAACAACATCAAAACCTATTGGTGGAAAGCCATGGTGCAGTACCACGAAAACATTGTGGGGCTCGACACGGCAATTTTTATGCATCCCACCACGTGGAAGGCTTCAGGCCATCTGGACGCTTTCAGCGATCCGATGATCGACAACAAAGACTCCAAAAAACGCTACCGCGCCGACGTGCTGGTAGAAGATTATCTGGTCAAACTGGAAGATAAGATTAGAAAAGAGGTGGACAAAGCTGCCAAACGTTTTGGCGACAGCTTCGACGAGCAGCAATATCTGACCACCAATCCGCGTGTGATGAAATACGCCGAACAGATTCAGGAGATAAAGCATCGCCTCTATCAGTCGATGGAAGACAACGACCTGGTGGCCATGCGGCAGCTTATCGAAGATTTGGAAATTGCCTGCCCTGTCTCCGGCACGCGCAACTGGACGGATGTGCGGCATTTCAATCTGATGTTTTCTACGCAGATGGGATCGCTCGGCGACAGCGCCAACACCATTTATCTGCGGCCTGAAACAGCACAGGGCATTTTCGTCAACTATCTTAACATCCAGAAAACCGGGCGTATGAAGATACCTTTTGGCATCGCGCAGATTGGAAAAGCTTTTCGCAACGAAATCGTGGCGCGTCAGTTTATCTTCCGCATGCGTGAGTTTGAGCAGATGGAGATGCAATTTTTTGTGCGTCCCGGCACTGAACTCGAATGGTTTGAGTACTGGAAAAACCAACGCATGCAGTGGCATTTGAGCCTGGGCATCCCCGCCGAAAACTATCGTTTCTACGAACACGAAAAGCTGGCGCATTATGCCAACGCAGCTTTTGATATCGAATACAATTTCCCTTTCGGATTCAAAGAACTCGAAGGCATCCACTCCCGCACCGACTTTGACCTGGGCGCACATCAGGAATTTTCCGGTAAAAAACTGCAATATTTCGATCCGGAGCTTAACGAAAGCTACGTTCCTTATGTGGTGGAGACTTCCATTGGCCTCGACCGTACTTTTCTGGCCGTGCTTTCGTACGCTTATCGCGAAGAAACCCTCGAAGATGGCTCTGAGCGTACGGTGCTGCATATCCCGCCAGTGCTGGCTCCCATAAAAGCGGCAGTGTTTCCGCTCGTCAAAAAAGAAGGACTGCCCGAAAAAGCACGCGAAATATTCGATGCGCTCAAGATGGATTACATGTGCCAGTACGACGAAAAAGACGCCATCGGCCGACGCTACCGCCGTCAGGATGCCATCGGAACTCCCTATTGCATCACCGTCGATCACCAAACGCTCGAAGACAACACTGTGACTATTCGAGAACGCGACTCGATGAAACAAGACAGAATCAGCATCGACGAGATTTCGGGAATCATCGCCAAACGTATCAAAGAAAATAAGTAG
- a CDS encoding DUF2283 domain-containing protein, with amino-acid sequence MKITYFKDTDTLLVNFNDNLITETKDLNENLLIEMDQDGNIVSMTIEHARQQTEIGNFSFNQVERMEVL; translated from the coding sequence ATGAAGATTACATACTTTAAAGACACAGACACTTTGTTGGTAAATTTCAACGACAATTTAATTACCGAGACAAAAGACTTAAACGAAAATCTATTGATTGAGATGGATCAGGATGGAAATATTGTAAGCATGACCATTGAGCATGCCAGGCAACAGACCGAAATTGGAAATTTCTCATTCAATCAGGTTGAGCGTATGGAAGTCCTTTAA
- a CDS encoding energy transducer TonB yields the protein MNNQKKYNSSAIVGTIVFHGLVVVLLLILALRTPLPLPGEEGVEVSLGYDITGSGLEQPKKLQPINRVQPVVSKPPQPREIVTQSTEEAPAIEEVSKPKEKPKEKPIEQPVEEVKPPEPKVNPKALYTPQKPDANESGTQGDGAKAADQGKEIGSPDSHKAEGNAQAGDGISFNLEGRGSIHLPKPAYNSPEQGRVVVKIWVNKQGKVTRVQAGVKGTTIADLKLQQLAADAAQKAVFTPNRNAAEEQSGTITYNFLRRN from the coding sequence ATGAATAATCAAAAAAAATACAATTCGAGTGCAATTGTGGGCACGATTGTTTTCCACGGCTTGGTGGTGGTGTTGCTGCTAATTTTGGCTTTGCGCACACCGTTGCCGCTTCCCGGCGAGGAAGGCGTGGAGGTAAGCCTTGGCTACGATATTACAGGCAGCGGACTGGAACAGCCAAAGAAGCTGCAGCCCATTAACCGCGTACAACCCGTCGTGTCGAAGCCTCCGCAGCCACGCGAAATTGTGACCCAAAGCACCGAAGAGGCTCCTGCCATAGAGGAGGTGAGCAAACCCAAAGAAAAGCCAAAAGAAAAACCAATAGAGCAGCCTGTGGAAGAAGTGAAGCCACCCGAGCCAAAAGTAAATCCCAAAGCGCTTTATACCCCTCAAAAACCTGATGCCAACGAATCGGGTACACAGGGCGACGGTGCCAAAGCCGCCGATCAGGGCAAAGAAATAGGTTCCCCCGATAGCCACAAAGCCGAAGGCAATGCGCAAGCCGGCGATGGAATCTCTTTTAATCTGGAAGGACGCGGCTCGATACATTTGCCCAAGCCTGCCTACAACTCGCCTGAGCAAGGACGTGTGGTGGTGAAGATTTGGGTGAATAAACAAGGCAAGGTAACGCGTGTACAGGCCGGTGTAAAAGGCACCACCATTGCCGACCTCAAGCTTCAGCAGCTCGCCGCCGATGCTGCACAAAAAGCGGTTTTCACACCCAACCGCAACGCCGCCGAGGAGCAATCCGGAACCATCACTTATAATTTCCTAAGGCGAAATTAA